A single genomic interval of Halobacillus halophilus DSM 2266 harbors:
- the recU gene encoding Holliday junction resolvase RecU, with product MKYPNGKRSANAKNVSAPKQQKKTTFSNRGMTLEEDISITNKYYLESQIAVVHKKPTPVQIVNVDYPKRSAAVIKEAYFKQASTTDFNGVYRGKYIDFEAKETRNKTSFPLSNVHQHQIDHMKAVDLQGGICFMIIKFAPLEEVYLLPSKQLFIFWDEQWKGGRKSIPYAFIKKEGYHIPFHFQARVDYAAALDRLISELEEN from the coding sequence ATGAAATATCCCAATGGAAAACGGTCGGCTAATGCAAAGAATGTTTCCGCACCTAAACAGCAAAAAAAGACGACGTTCAGCAATCGTGGAATGACACTGGAAGAAGATATCAGTATAACGAACAAATACTACTTAGAGTCTCAAATCGCAGTAGTTCATAAGAAACCAACCCCCGTCCAGATTGTAAATGTGGATTATCCCAAAAGAAGTGCTGCTGTAATAAAGGAAGCCTATTTTAAGCAAGCTTCTACCACAGATTTTAATGGAGTTTATCGCGGGAAGTATATCGATTTCGAAGCTAAAGAAACAAGAAATAAGACGTCATTCCCCTTAAGCAACGTCCATCAACACCAGATTGACCATATGAAAGCAGTGGACCTACAAGGTGGAATTTGTTTTATGATCATCAAGTTTGCTCCGTTGGAGGAAGTGTATTTACTTCCTTCTAAGCAACTATTTATATTTTGGGATGAGCAGTGGAAAGGCGGTAGAAAATCAATTCCCTACGCTTTTATTAAAAAGGAAGGTTACCACATTCCTTTCCATTTCCAGGCAAGAGTTGATTACGCTGCTGCTCTGGATAGGCTTATTTCTGAATTGGAGGAGAACTAA
- a CDS encoding penicillin-binding protein 1A yields the protein MANESQSRTARRNQMKASKKKKGKPLFKKILLTILIVGLVLMIGTGGLFAYYISSAPKLDESQLSTPFSSKVYDMNDNLVTDLAGAERRTKVTYDDLPPVLKDAVIATEDSRFYDHIGIDFRRIVAAVGANITSGFGAEGASTITQQVVKRSFLTSKKTIERKVQEQYLAIKLDQEYSKEKILEMYMNKIYYGAGAYGVAEAAKTYFGKEDLNELTLPQAALLAGLPQRPSAYNPLENPDLAKDRINTVLNLMVMHGKISEEEAEEARKTDVKDMLDKTETEKETPYDAFIKKVKEEVKAKMDGADIHRDGLKIYTTLDPKAQESVQELLSSDGPISWPDEEIQTGVAVTDTKTGAVRAIGGGRDYQGSNLNYATDITRQAGSTFKPIMAYGPAIQYNKISTYHQIKDEEYEVNGKDINNFDNRFRGWVSARYALSRSLNVPAIKTLQDVGMDQAVEFASGLGIDIVNPQPVEAYGGGATGVNPLQMAGAFATFGNEGVYNEPYTVRKIEVPGEDTLDTKPEPKSAMDSYTAYMISDMLQTTMSEGSGQAANISGLPEAGKTGTTNREDTAPDSWFNGYTTNYSISIWTGYNNMEKGLSDAGKNIPKQIFKPLMTQLSEGKETADFNKPESVVQVEVEEGSRPAKLPSSNTPQSRIVTELFHVDNQPSKVSKTFKQLDPVNSLTGQYNEGSNSIDLNWSYGDTEDVSFQVSVSIDGGDYRELTTTKDKSASVSNVQQGATYQFAVKAVSDSGEAESSESTGERVQVPGVQGNPLETPEEESPDEEPSTEEPSEEEEQAPEENNEDAPANEEDTPPEENTDEEPPSPEEGNEEGNENNQGDNGEEGNNQESENQGSENSGNNSENGDSEGSEDSNNEEAPEEPAPEQPNTDEQEPTEEAA from the coding sequence ATGGCAAACGAAAGCCAATCACGTACAGCAAGAAGAAATCAGATGAAGGCTTCTAAGAAAAAGAAAGGAAAGCCGTTGTTTAAGAAAATATTATTAACCATATTGATCGTTGGTCTTGTATTAATGATCGGTACCGGAGGGTTGTTCGCTTATTATATTTCAAGTGCACCTAAATTAGATGAATCGCAATTATCCACTCCTTTTTCTTCAAAAGTTTATGATATGAACGATAACCTGGTTACAGACTTGGCCGGAGCAGAACGAAGAACCAAAGTAACTTATGACGACCTGCCTCCAGTTCTTAAAGACGCGGTAATCGCTACAGAAGACTCAAGATTTTACGACCACATAGGTATTGACTTCAGAAGAATAGTAGCGGCGGTCGGAGCTAACATTACGAGCGGCTTTGGCGCAGAAGGTGCCAGTACCATTACCCAGCAGGTTGTTAAGAGATCATTTCTAACGAGCAAAAAGACGATTGAAAGAAAAGTACAGGAACAGTATTTAGCTATTAAGCTCGACCAGGAGTATTCGAAAGAAAAAATCCTGGAAATGTATATGAATAAAATCTACTACGGAGCAGGTGCTTATGGCGTTGCGGAAGCTGCCAAAACCTACTTCGGAAAAGAAGACTTAAATGAGTTAACTTTACCGCAGGCAGCTCTTTTAGCTGGTCTGCCTCAGCGTCCATCGGCCTATAATCCACTTGAAAATCCCGATCTTGCGAAAGATCGAATCAATACGGTGCTTAATTTGATGGTTATGCATGGGAAAATTTCAGAAGAAGAAGCTGAAGAAGCTAGAAAAACAGATGTAAAGGATATGTTAGACAAAACAGAAACGGAAAAAGAGACACCTTACGATGCATTTATTAAAAAAGTAAAAGAGGAAGTCAAAGCTAAAATGGACGGAGCTGATATTCACAGAGATGGATTAAAAATCTATACTACTCTTGACCCCAAAGCCCAAGAATCTGTGCAAGAGCTCTTAAGCAGCGATGGTCCTATCTCGTGGCCTGATGAGGAGATCCAGACAGGGGTAGCTGTCACAGATACAAAAACCGGAGCTGTCCGTGCAATCGGAGGCGGCCGCGATTACCAGGGTAGTAACTTAAACTATGCCACAGATATAACAAGGCAAGCTGGATCAACGTTTAAACCTATCATGGCTTATGGTCCGGCGATACAATATAATAAAATCTCCACCTATCATCAAATTAAAGATGAAGAATATGAAGTTAATGGAAAAGATATCAATAACTTTGATAACCGTTTTAGGGGCTGGGTCTCAGCAAGATATGCGTTAAGCCGATCCCTCAACGTCCCAGCTATCAAAACTTTGCAGGATGTGGGCATGGACCAGGCTGTAGAATTTGCATCAGGGCTGGGGATAGACATTGTTAATCCTCAGCCTGTAGAGGCATATGGCGGTGGAGCAACTGGGGTAAACCCTTTGCAAATGGCTGGAGCATTCGCTACTTTTGGGAATGAGGGCGTTTATAATGAGCCCTACACGGTGAGGAAAATTGAAGTACCAGGCGAAGATACACTGGATACTAAACCGGAACCGAAATCTGCGATGGACAGCTATACGGCGTACATGATCAGTGATATGCTGCAGACTACTATGTCAGAAGGCTCAGGGCAAGCAGCTAATATCTCCGGACTACCTGAAGCAGGAAAAACCGGAACGACAAACCGTGAGGACACTGCACCGGATTCCTGGTTTAATGGATATACCACCAACTATTCTATTTCCATATGGACCGGCTATAATAATATGGAAAAAGGTTTATCCGATGCCGGAAAAAATATACCTAAGCAGATCTTCAAACCGCTAATGACTCAATTATCAGAAGGTAAAGAAACAGCTGACTTTAATAAGCCAGAATCCGTTGTACAAGTTGAAGTTGAAGAAGGATCACGTCCAGCTAAGCTGCCTAGTTCGAATACACCGCAGAGCCGGATTGTAACAGAGCTTTTCCACGTTGATAACCAGCCATCAAAGGTTTCTAAGACATTTAAACAGCTGGATCCTGTGAATTCTCTAACAGGACAATATAACGAAGGCTCAAATTCCATTGACTTAAACTGGTCCTACGGCGATACAGAGGATGTTTCATTCCAGGTCTCCGTATCGATTGATGGCGGAGATTATAGAGAATTAACTACGACAAAAGATAAAAGTGCCAGCGTTTCTAATGTTCAGCAAGGGGCAACTTATCAATTTGCCGTCAAGGCTGTAAGTGACAGTGGCGAAGCCGAAAGCAGTGAATCCACTGGAGAAAGAGTTCAAGTACCTGGGGTCCAAGGAAATCCATTAGAAACTCCTGAAGAGGAGTCTCCTGATGAAGAGCCTTCTACGGAAGAGCCTTCTGAGGAGGAAGAACAAGCTCCAGAGGAAAATAATGAAGATGCTCCAGCAAATGAAGAAGACACTCCACCTGAAGAAAATACAGATGAAGAACCTCCTTCCCCTGAGGAAGGCAATGAAGAAGGTAATGAGAACAACCAGGGCGATAATGGCGAAGAAGGAAACAATCAAGAGAGCGAGAATCAGGGCTCTGAAAATTCCGGAAACAACAGTGAAAACGGGGATTCTGAAGGTTCTGAAGACAGCAATAATGAAGAAGCGCCTGAAGAACCTGCCCCTGAGCAGCCTAATACAGACGAACAAGAACCTACAGAAGAAGCGGCTTAA